A part of Paenibacillus donghaensis genomic DNA contains:
- a CDS encoding thioesterase II family protein — protein MRQVKLFCLPYGGGSAYSYLKWKSELADVVQLCPVELTGRGKRFSEPYYNSIEEAVDDVYKSIKPDLNQTPYAIFGHSMGSIILYELYFKIMEMNHKAPVHLFISGRKAPEIPDYEITYNLPELEFTNKVMQYEGTPREIFDNKELADIFIPLLRADFKIVQTYQYKPTGRKMDTNVTVMYGKDDIYTYGDTGSWKKHVNGSCEFHVFNGGHFFIHNDKHKVVEVINTALLNSFFAR, from the coding sequence ATGCGTCAGGTTAAATTATTTTGTTTGCCTTATGGAGGAGGTTCGGCATATTCCTATCTAAAATGGAAAAGTGAACTTGCAGATGTTGTTCAATTATGTCCGGTTGAGCTTACGGGAAGAGGAAAGCGTTTTTCCGAGCCGTATTACAACAGTATCGAAGAGGCAGTGGATGATGTATACAAGAGCATTAAACCTGATCTTAATCAAACGCCCTATGCTATTTTCGGACACAGCATGGGGAGTATTATTTTGTATGAACTGTATTTTAAAATTATGGAAATGAACCATAAGGCACCCGTCCATCTCTTTATATCAGGAAGAAAGGCTCCTGAAATACCAGATTATGAAATCACTTATAATTTGCCGGAATTGGAGTTCACTAATAAAGTGATGCAGTATGAGGGAACTCCAAGGGAAATATTTGATAACAAAGAGCTGGCAGACATCTTTATTCCCTTGCTGAGGGCAGATTTCAAAATTGTACAGACCTATCAGTACAAGCCCACAGGCAGAAAAATGGATACGAACGTAACAGTGATGTACGGCAAGGATGACATTTATACATATGGTGATACCGGTTCTTGGAAGAAGCATGTCAACGGCAGCTGTGAATTCCATGTATTCAATGGTGGGCACTTTTTTATACATAATGATAAACATAAGGTGGTTGAAGTTATTAATACAGCTTTGTTGAATAGTTTCTTTGCTCGCTGA
- the fabD gene encoding ACP S-malonyltransferase: MAVRTAFLFPGQGSQYVGMGNALFLESAVARQIFEEANDVLGFDVAKLCFKGDLTELTDTYNAQPAILTVSMAAFRTLMAETPIKPFILAGHSLGEISALVASGAIRFQDGLRLVRRRGYLMREASISAPGSMAAISGMPLEMIEKKCAEYSNHDQILVLSNINSPDQIVISGDTRMVTKACELLTEEGAYATLLNVSAAFHSPLMKQASCEFAAELNRIQFSELKWPVLSNVTALPYRSYHDIADYLTRQMVSTVMWSKSMQYLKYNQVEAAIEMEPRNVLRNLMKWNEPQIKTYSYKGVESMDLMEELLNAWKTTEPEATTSTHSLVERCLAIAICTRNRNWSEGEYRLGVVEPYRQVKLMQDKIESENRQPAYDEMVQAIQMLKSVFVTKKAPIDEQTERLQQLFRESGTSAMFSTEAILHKGLFQ; the protein is encoded by the coding sequence ATGGCTGTCAGAACCGCTTTTTTATTTCCGGGGCAGGGCTCTCAATACGTCGGAATGGGAAATGCTTTATTTCTTGAATCAGCTGTAGCCAGACAAATATTCGAAGAAGCCAATGATGTGCTGGGTTTTGATGTTGCAAAGCTATGCTTTAAGGGGGATTTGACGGAACTGACAGATACCTATAACGCTCAGCCAGCAATTCTTACTGTAAGTATGGCAGCTTTCCGGACCTTGATGGCGGAAACACCGATTAAGCCGTTTATACTTGCCGGACACAGCCTCGGAGAAATTTCGGCTTTGGTTGCCAGTGGCGCAATCCGCTTTCAAGATGGTTTACGCCTTGTAAGAAGAAGAGGTTATCTGATGAGAGAAGCTAGTATTTCCGCTCCTGGGTCGATGGCGGCCATAAGCGGTATGCCATTAGAAATGATTGAGAAGAAATGTGCGGAATATTCGAATCATGATCAAATCCTTGTTCTGTCCAACATCAATTCACCGGATCAGATCGTGATATCGGGAGATACAAGAATGGTGACCAAGGCTTGCGAACTTCTCACTGAAGAAGGAGCATATGCGACACTTTTAAACGTAAGCGCTGCCTTCCACAGTCCGTTGATGAAACAAGCCTCCTGTGAGTTTGCTGCGGAGTTGAACAGAATTCAGTTCAGTGAACTGAAATGGCCGGTATTATCCAACGTAACGGCACTCCCTTATAGATCCTATCATGATATTGCGGATTATCTTACAAGGCAGATGGTCAGTACGGTGATGTGGAGCAAGTCCATGCAGTACCTTAAGTACAATCAAGTGGAAGCAGCCATCGAAATGGAGCCCAGAAACGTGCTGAGAAACTTGATGAAATGGAATGAACCCCAGATTAAGACCTATTCCTACAAAGGTGTAGAGAGCATGGATCTTATGGAGGAATTACTTAATGCATGGAAGACAACGGAGCCTGAAGCAACGACTAGTACTCACAGCTTAGTGGAGCGCTGTCTGGCAATCGCAATCTGCACAAGAAACCGGAATTGGAGCGAGGGGGAGTACAGATTAGGTGTTGTAGAGCCCTATCGGCAGGTGAAGCTTATGCAGGACAAGATAGAGAGTGAGAACAGACAGCCTGCTTATGATGAAATGGTTCAGGCCATCCAAATGCTAAAATCCGTTTTTGTAACTAAAAAAGCACCTATTGACGAGCAAACGGAAAGATTACAGCAATTGTTCAGGGAGTCGGGGACGTCAGCAATGTTCTCCACTGAAGCGATCTTGCATAAAGGGCTCTTCCAATAA
- a CDS encoding non-ribosomal peptide synthetase translates to MTRFRTLVEAIRERSSEVSIGITFIAGDDEETFVSYKDLYEKAALILGVLQANGVQSGDELVLQIEDQIDFVTFFWACILGRIIPVPVTIGNNDEHRNKVFQIMKILNNPFLATSKRQLAYLEKYAESNDLNGELHGINAKTLLVDQMQPVSQAGQIEPLEDFEIVFIQFSSGSTGEPKGVILTHDNLLANIYASIKCSGTSRQDSMLTWMPLTHDMGMIGSHMLPLVAGINQYLIPTSLFIRRPTLWLKKTSEHQATILSSPNFGFRYLLSFYKPESNYDWDLSHVKIIYNGAEPISTELCHEFLDQMSRYGLKETVIFPVYGLAEASVAVSFPVPGEELKEVNLDRRNLNVLDMIRNVDPKDADCITLVEVGSPVDDCLLRICDTQDNVLNEKTVGEIQISGRNVTSGYYRNQEATDRILTGDGWLRTGDLGFLQNGKLVITGRLKDIIFINGQNYYPYDIERIVEQIDGAKYGGVAACGVFDAEQQKEEIVVFVIHKKKLEEFLDMYADVKKWVGRQLGVEVKDVIPLRRLPKTTSGKIQRYKLADEYSMGLFNDISLELKQLANRSIEQAQDHLPVNGIEHKLLQIWSCVLQVEADQISVNDNFFEIGGNSTLMVQMISYIDADYPGTINITDPFETPTIKGLAEHIDSASRKQEPSQSITLLELPETFFVDNNASYLQSPIQEYSFVMEEQHYSMLRDISANEAIGVQDVLVLLFAFAVSQIAGVQSVPLQVLHDEGRIYPVTVDFSQTMDFSRLLQEVLHIRKGGSGSGRSIHAFADARILKSERSVLALVYSRSNLNSNLNLMEIFDITGRIDEYEDTLTFICEYNALRLSKEGMGRVVSQYQKLIETLISQYVLRR, encoded by the coding sequence ATGACAAGGTTTCGTACTTTGGTTGAAGCCATCCGGGAAAGAAGCAGTGAAGTCAGCATAGGTATTACGTTTATTGCCGGAGATGATGAGGAAACGTTCGTTTCGTACAAAGACCTTTATGAGAAGGCAGCTTTAATTCTGGGTGTGCTCCAGGCCAATGGAGTTCAGTCAGGAGATGAACTGGTTCTACAGATTGAGGATCAAATCGATTTTGTAACTTTTTTTTGGGCATGTATTCTTGGTAGAATAATTCCCGTTCCGGTTACGATAGGCAATAATGATGAACACAGAAATAAAGTTTTTCAGATTATGAAAATATTAAACAACCCCTTTCTGGCAACAAGCAAGCGGCAACTGGCATACTTAGAGAAATATGCAGAGTCCAACGACTTAAATGGGGAGTTGCATGGAATAAATGCTAAAACCTTGCTTGTGGATCAAATGCAACCGGTTTCCCAAGCGGGGCAGATCGAGCCTCTGGAAGATTTTGAAATCGTATTCATCCAATTCTCGTCTGGATCAACAGGAGAACCCAAAGGCGTCATACTGACTCACGATAACTTACTTGCGAACATCTACGCCTCCATCAAATGTTCAGGAACAAGCAGACAAGACTCTATGCTGACCTGGATGCCCCTAACCCACGATATGGGAATGATCGGTTCCCATATGCTTCCTTTGGTAGCAGGTATCAACCAATATCTCATACCAACTTCCTTATTTATCAGAAGGCCTACCCTGTGGCTGAAAAAAACTTCTGAGCATCAAGCAACAATCTTATCATCCCCTAATTTTGGATTTAGGTATTTGTTATCGTTTTACAAGCCTGAAAGCAATTACGACTGGGATCTATCCCATGTCAAGATTATATACAATGGTGCTGAGCCTATTTCTACTGAATTGTGTCATGAATTTCTGGATCAGATGTCCAGATATGGTCTTAAGGAAACCGTTATTTTTCCCGTTTACGGACTTGCGGAAGCATCGGTCGCTGTCTCCTTTCCCGTTCCAGGCGAAGAGTTGAAGGAAGTGAATCTCGACCGCCGTAATTTGAATGTTCTTGATATGATCCGAAATGTCGATCCCAAGGATGCCGATTGCATCACTTTGGTGGAAGTAGGCTCTCCTGTGGACGACTGTTTACTGCGAATATGCGATACCCAAGATAATGTGCTCAATGAAAAAACAGTTGGGGAGATTCAAATTAGCGGAAGAAATGTGACCAGCGGCTATTACAGGAATCAGGAAGCGACGGACCGTATATTGACCGGGGACGGATGGTTGAGAACAGGGGATTTAGGATTCTTACAGAATGGAAAACTCGTTATAACCGGAAGATTAAAGGACATTATTTTCATCAATGGGCAGAATTATTATCCTTATGATATAGAAAGAATCGTAGAACAGATAGATGGAGCGAAATATGGTGGGGTGGCTGCATGCGGAGTGTTTGATGCAGAGCAGCAGAAGGAAGAAATCGTCGTGTTTGTAATTCATAAAAAGAAGCTAGAAGAGTTCCTTGATATGTATGCGGACGTGAAAAAATGGGTTGGTAGACAGCTGGGTGTGGAGGTGAAAGACGTTATTCCCTTGCGCAGGCTTCCGAAAACCACCAGCGGGAAAATTCAGCGGTATAAGCTCGCAGATGAATATAGCATGGGTCTGTTCAACGATATTTCACTAGAATTGAAGCAGTTGGCCAATCGGAGTATTGAGCAGGCGCAGGATCATCTTCCGGTTAATGGGATCGAACACAAACTGCTCCAGATATGGTCCTGTGTGCTGCAAGTTGAAGCTGATCAAATCAGTGTGAATGATAATTTCTTCGAGATTGGAGGGAACTCCACTCTTATGGTTCAGATGATATCCTACATTGATGCTGATTATCCTGGGACTATAAATATCACGGACCCATTTGAGACACCAACAATCAAAGGGCTGGCAGAACATATTGATAGCGCTTCCCGAAAGCAGGAGCCTTCCCAATCCATAACATTGCTGGAGCTGCCCGAAACCTTTTTTGTAGATAACAATGCTTCTTACCTTCAGAGCCCTATTCAAGAATACAGCTTTGTGATGGAAGAACAACACTATAGTATGTTGCGGGACATTTCAGCGAATGAAGCTATTGGTGTCCAAGATGTATTAGTGCTGTTGTTTGCCTTTGCGGTTTCACAAATAGCCGGAGTTCAGTCAGTTCCCCTTCAGGTCCTGCATGATGAGGGAAGAATTTATCCTGTCACAGTTGATTTTAGTCAAACTATGGATTTTTCCCGATTACTGCAAGAGGTGCTTCACATCCGAAAGGGTGGTTCCGGCAGCGGCAGGAGCATCCATGCGTTTGCGGATGCCCGGATACTAAAGAGTGAAAGATCAGTGTTGGCGCTTGTTTATTCGAGAAGCAATCTGAACTCCAATCTGAACTTAATGGAGATTTTCGATATCACAGGCAGGATCGATGAGTACGAGGATACGCTTACTTTTATTTGTGAGTACAACGCGTTAAGACTGAGCAAGGAAGGCATGGGTAGAGTCGTTAGCCAGTACCAGAAATTAATAGAAACCCTTATTAGCCAGTATGTACTTAGGAGGTAG